The following proteins are co-located in the Triplophysa dalaica isolate WHDGS20190420 chromosome 2, ASM1584641v1, whole genome shotgun sequence genome:
- the gtf2e2 gene encoding transcription initiation factor IIE subunit beta: MDPALLRERELFKRRALSNPAVEKRQAPSEASGSSKKKKSKPDRESSSSKNSTDPSNGSFNLKALSGSSGYKFGVLARIVNYMKTRHQRGDTHHLTLEEILDETKLLDIGMKQKQWLMSEALASNPKIDVRDGKYAYKPKYHLKDKKALLRLLDKHDQLGLGGVLLDDVEEGLPNSAKAIKALDDQIIFVTRPDKKKIMFYNDKHCQFTVDEEFQKLWRSVPVDSIDEEKIEEYLKRQGISSMQETGPKKMTPIQKRKKPGNQKKRRFKTHNDHLNGVLEDYSEGVPSKK; encoded by the exons ATGGATCCAGCTCTACTGCGAGAGCGTGAGCTCTTTAAAAGGAGGGCGCTGTCCAATCCTGCAGTAGAGAAGAGACAAGCACCCTCAGAAGCCTCTGGCTCAtccaagaaaaagaaaagtaaaccAGACAGAGAGTCTTCATCCTCCAAAAACAGCACAG ATCCCAGCAATGGCTCCTTCAATCTCAAAGCTTTGTCTGGAAGTTCAGGATACAAGTTTGGTGTTCTGGCCCGAATCGTCAACTACATGAAG acGCGGCACCAGAGAGGTGATACTCATCATCTGACTCTAGAGGAAATTCTGGATGAAACCAAACTGCTTGACATTGGCATGAAGCAGAAACAGTGGCTTATGAGTGAG GCATTAGCAAGCAATCCTAAAATAGACGTACGGGATGGGAAATATGCCTATAAACCCAAATATCATCTGAAGGATAAGAAAGCTTTGCTAAGACTGCTGGACAAGCATGATCAACTGGGACTAGGAGGAGTATTACTGGATGATGTTGAAGAGGGTCTGCCTAATTCAGCCAAGGCTATTAAG GCTCTTGATGATCAGATTATATTTGTGACCAGACCGGACAAGAAGAAAATCATGTTCTACAATGACAAACACTGTCAGTTTACTGTTGATGAAG AGTTTCAGAAGCTGTGGCGCAGTGTCCCTGTGGATTCCATAGATGAGGAAAAGATCGAAGAGTACCTGAAGAGACAGGGCATATCATCCATGCAGGAGACCGGGCCGAAGAAAATG ACGCCCATTCAGAAGAGGAAGAAACCAGGAAATCAGAAAAAGAGACGGTTCAAGACTCACAACGATCACCTTAATGGAGTGCTGGAGGATTATTCTGAGGGTGTTCCcagcaaaaaatga
- the ldb2b gene encoding LIM domain-binding protein 2b isoform X3 has translation MTGAPRDPFYSSPFGPFYRRHAPYPVQPEYRMHELNKRLQSRPEDCDILWWDAFCTEFFEEDATLTLSFCLEEGPKTYTIGRTLIPRYFSSLFEGGVYELFFELKQTKESFNNSTITVDSHHCTMTTQHGKPTFTKVCTEGRLILVFTFDDLMRIKTWHFTITHYSELIPRSVLAVNAQDPGAVEQLSKNISRVGLTNLTLNYLRLCVILEPMQELMSRHKTYGLSPRDCLKTCLFNQWQRLTTPPVGPSPTFKTEVFPTNPKKSEPAKPAAKRRRRRNSAGSASNNSTGNGKKRSPANNNNFSLPSQPKRVAGETRGGGWLEAELR, from the exons ATGACCGGCGCGCCGCGCGATCCCTTCTACTCCTCTCCGTTCGGTCCGTTTTACCGGAGACACGCGCCCTACCCGGTGCAGCCGGAGTACCGGATGCATGAGCTCAACAAACGGCTCCAGTCCCGGCCCGAG GACTGTGACATTCTCTGGTGGGATGCGTTCTGTACTGAGTTCTTTGAAGAGGATGCCACATTAACACTTTCGTTTTGCCTGGAGGAAGGACCAAAGACATACA CCATCGGCCGCACCCTCATCCCTCGTTACTTCAGTTCTCTTTTTGAAGGCGGAGTCTATGAGTTGTTTTTCGAGCTGAAACAAACAAAGGAGTCGTTTAACAACTCGACTATTACTGTTGACTCTCATCACTGTACTATGACAACACAACACGGCAAACCAACATTCACTAAG GTGTGTACTGAAGGTCGTCTTATTCTTGTGTTCACCTTTGATGACCTCATGAGAATCAAAACATGGCACTTTACCATCACACACTACAGTGAGCTCATTCCTCGCAGTGTTTTGGCTGTAAAT gCACAAGACCCTGGAGCTGTGGAGCAACTGTCCAAAAACATCAGTCGCGTGGGACTTACCAACCTCACACTGAACTACCTCAGA TTGTGTGTGATTCTGGAGCCAATGCAGGAGTTGATGTCTAGGCATAAGACATACGGACTGAGTCCCAGAGACTGCTTGAAGACCTGCCTTTTTAATCAGTGGCAGAGATTGACAACACCACCAG TCGGACCCTCCCCTACCTTCAAGACAGAAGTATTTCCCACTAAtcccaaaaaat CAGAACCAGCCAAACCAGCTGCAAAGAGACGGAGAAGGAGGAACTCAGCTGGTAGCGCATCTAACAACAGCACAGGAAACGGCAAAAAGCGCAGCCCAGCCAATAATAATAACTTCAGCCTGCCTTCACAG
- the smim18 gene encoding small integral membrane protein 18, protein MKMSSSSDIIQQIYPFHDGWNIACFIIILLFILTILSLATLAFLYELLDCGCFSKTKTVRDLRRRPEEVV, encoded by the coding sequence ATGAAAATGTCAAGCAGTTCTGATATAATCCAGCAAATCTATCCCTTCCATGATGGCTGGAACATTGCCTGCTTCATCATCATACTTCTCTTCATCCTCACCATCCTCTCCCTCGCCACGCTGGCATTCCTCTATGAACTTCTGGACTGCGGATGCTTCAGCAAGACCAAAACAGTCCGTGATCTGCGACGCCGGCCAGAAGAGGTGGTTTAG
- the qdprb.1 gene encoding dihydropteridine reductase: MSSMAATEARKVIVYGGKGALGSACVQHFRAKNWWVASIDLNANEDANANVTVKMTESFTEQASQVTTDVGELLGEEKVDAIFCVAGGWAGGSAKAKTLYKNADLMWKQSVWTSAICSHLATKHLREGGLLTLAGAKASLGPTAGCIGYGMAKAAVHQLCQSLSGQNSGLPPGSAAIAILPVTLDTPMNRRFMPDGDVSTWTPLEYVTELFFKWITGKDRPPSGTLMQLVTTDGKTEATPVS, encoded by the exons ATGAGCAGCATGGCAGCTACAGAGGCCCGTAAAGTAATTGTTTACGGAGGAAAAGGAGCTCTGGGCTCTGCGTGTGTGCAGCACTTCAGAGCTAAAAACTGG TGGGTTGCCTCCATTGATCTAAATGCCAATGAAGATGCAAATGCCAACGTAACTGTTAAGATGACGGAATCCTTCACTGAGCAGGCCAGCCAG GTGACAACTGATGTCGGTGAGCTGTTGGGTGAAGAGAAGGTTGATGCCATCTTCTGTGTGGCCGGAGGTTGGGCAGGGGGCAGTGCCAAAGCCAAAA CTCTCTATAAGAATGCTGATCTGATGTGGAAGCAGAGTGTGTGGACCTCAGCGATTTGCAGTCACCTAGCAACCAAACACCTGCGAGAGGGGGGGCTGCTCACACTGGCAGGGGCTAAAGCATCACTGGGCCCAACAGCAG GGTGTATTGGTTATGGCATGGCTAAAGCAGCAGTTCATCAGCTGTGTCAGAGTTTAAGTGGGCAAAATAGTGGTCTACCCCCAGGGTCCGCTGCAATAGCCATACTTCC agTTACTTTGGATACGCCTATGAACAGGAGGTTCATGCCAGATGGTGATGTCAGTACCTGGACACCACTAGAATATGTTACAGa GTTATTTTTTAAGTGGATTACGGGAAAAGACAGACCTCCTTCAGGAACTCTGATGCAGCTTGTTACAACAGACGGAAAGACGGAGGCTACACCAGTGTCATGA
- the ldb2b gene encoding LIM domain-binding protein 2b isoform X2, translated as MTGAPRDPFYSSPFGPFYRRHAPYPVQPEYRMHELNKRLQSRPEDCDILWWDAFCTEFFEEDATLTLSFCLEEGPKTYTIGRTLIPRYFSSLFEGGVYELFFELKQTKESFNNSTITVDSHHCTMTTQHGKPTFTKVCTEGRLILVFTFDDLMRIKTWHFTITHYSELIPRSVLAVNAQDPGAVEQLSKNISRVGLTNLTLNYLRLCVILEPMQELMSRHKTYGLSPRDCLKTCLFNQWQRLTTPPVGPSPTFKTEVFPTNPKKSEPAKPAAKRRRRRNSAGSASNNSTGNGKKRSPANNNNFSLPSQPKRVAGETRGGGWLEAELRM; from the exons ATGACCGGCGCGCCGCGCGATCCCTTCTACTCCTCTCCGTTCGGTCCGTTTTACCGGAGACACGCGCCCTACCCGGTGCAGCCGGAGTACCGGATGCATGAGCTCAACAAACGGCTCCAGTCCCGGCCCGAG GACTGTGACATTCTCTGGTGGGATGCGTTCTGTACTGAGTTCTTTGAAGAGGATGCCACATTAACACTTTCGTTTTGCCTGGAGGAAGGACCAAAGACATACA CCATCGGCCGCACCCTCATCCCTCGTTACTTCAGTTCTCTTTTTGAAGGCGGAGTCTATGAGTTGTTTTTCGAGCTGAAACAAACAAAGGAGTCGTTTAACAACTCGACTATTACTGTTGACTCTCATCACTGTACTATGACAACACAACACGGCAAACCAACATTCACTAAG GTGTGTACTGAAGGTCGTCTTATTCTTGTGTTCACCTTTGATGACCTCATGAGAATCAAAACATGGCACTTTACCATCACACACTACAGTGAGCTCATTCCTCGCAGTGTTTTGGCTGTAAAT gCACAAGACCCTGGAGCTGTGGAGCAACTGTCCAAAAACATCAGTCGCGTGGGACTTACCAACCTCACACTGAACTACCTCAGA TTGTGTGTGATTCTGGAGCCAATGCAGGAGTTGATGTCTAGGCATAAGACATACGGACTGAGTCCCAGAGACTGCTTGAAGACCTGCCTTTTTAATCAGTGGCAGAGATTGACAACACCACCAG TCGGACCCTCCCCTACCTTCAAGACAGAAGTATTTCCCACTAAtcccaaaaaat CAGAACCAGCCAAACCAGCTGCAAAGAGACGGAGAAGGAGGAACTCAGCTGGTAGCGCATCTAACAACAGCACAGGAAACGGCAAAAAGCGCAGCCCAGCCAATAATAATAACTTCAGCCTGCCTTCACAG